A single region of the Thermodesulfatator indicus DSM 15286 genome encodes:
- a CDS encoding type I restriction enzyme HsdR N-terminal domain-containing protein yields MMITCNCAETTCEIQDDAFKAERKAIRNFLVEKKGYLPEEIKELVPLVIEVGQKRLYTMIDLLVNVAEKPAIVIRINEGSVVSRERGTIAAARLISPDAQPPFCVQTNGEDFSIIDTITKKCISESLEGLPSRQEMLIFLNSFKPKPLTPKQIDVEKKILFFYDGVG; encoded by the coding sequence ATGATGATTACTTGTAATTGTGCGGAAACTACTTGTGAGATTCAAGATGATGCCTTTAAGGCTGAAAGAAAGGCCATACGTAATTTTTTAGTTGAAAAAAAAGGATATTTACCCGAAGAGATAAAAGAATTAGTTCCCCTAGTTATTGAAGTCGGGCAAAAGCGTCTTTACACCATGATAGATCTTTTGGTAAATGTTGCTGAAAAACCAGCTATTGTTATCAGGATTAATGAAGGTTCGGTGGTAAGCCGTGAAAGAGGAACCATCGCTGCAGCGAGGCTTATTTCGCCTGATGCTCAACCACCCTTTTGTGTCCAAACAAATGGAGAAGATTTTTCCATCATTGATACTATTACCAAAAAATGTATTTCTGAGAGCTTGGAAGGGCTTCCTTCTCGCCAAGAAATGCTAATATTTTTAAATAGCTTCAAGCCAAAACCACTTACTCCCAAACAAATAGATGTAGAAAAGAAAATTCTATTTTTTTATGACGGGGTAGGGTGA
- a CDS encoding radical SAM protein, giving the protein MKNNTFEPAYLKLHQKGELEKRAKILREKLSSCDLCPHECGVNRLKSEKGFCRVFDKPIVSSYGPHFGEEQPLVGYGGSGTIFFTYCNMACVYCQNWEISHLGAGEETTAEELARMMLALQARGCHNINFVTPTHQITFIVEALVIAVEKGLRVPLVYNCGGYEKVETLKILDGIIDIYMPDFKYWDEDIALKLSKVPRYPQVARAALKEMHRQVGDLELDDEFIARRGLLVRHLVLPGGLSGTKEVLKFIAEEISLNTYVNIMDQYYPCGDAWKYPPLDRRLTPEEYEEALRYAREVGLTRLDQRAERKLLWLSF; this is encoded by the coding sequence ATGAAAAATAATACATTTGAGCCAGCTTACTTGAAGCTACATCAAAAGGGCGAATTAGAAAAAAGAGCCAAAATCTTACGAGAGAAACTTTCCTCTTGTGACCTATGTCCGCATGAATGTGGAGTTAATCGCCTGAAAAGTGAAAAGGGTTTTTGCCGCGTATTTGATAAACCGATTGTTTCAAGCTACGGTCCGCACTTTGGTGAGGAACAACCCCTGGTGGGTTATGGGGGTTCAGGAACTATATTCTTTACTTATTGCAACATGGCCTGTGTTTACTGCCAAAACTGGGAGATAAGTCATCTGGGTGCTGGTGAGGAAACAACTGCTGAAGAGCTTGCTCGTATGATGCTTGCTCTTCAGGCTAGAGGCTGCCATAATATTAACTTCGTTACTCCCACCCATCAGATCACTTTTATCGTAGAGGCCTTAGTTATAGCTGTAGAAAAGGGTTTAAGAGTACCTCTTGTTTACAACTGTGGTGGTTACGAAAAAGTCGAAACCTTAAAAATTCTTGACGGCATTATAGACATATACATGCCGGATTTTAAGTATTGGGACGAAGATATTGCGCTTAAGCTTTCCAAAGTGCCGCGATATCCGCAAGTAGCCAGAGCTGCCCTTAAAGAAATGCACCGACAGGTGGGAGATCTTGAGCTTGATGATGAATTTATAGCCAGGAGAGGACTTTTGGTGCGTCACCTGGTTCTTCCCGGTGGTCTTTCAGGTACTAAGGAAGTCTTAAAGTTTATTGCTGAGGAAATTTCTCTCAATACTTACGTAAACATCATGGACCAATATTATCCCTGTGGTGATGCCTGGAAGTATCCTCCTCTAGACCGTCGCCTCACCCCGGAAGAATACGAAGAGGCCCTGCGTTACGCCAGAGAGGTAGGGCTTACGCGCCTTGACCAGCGTGCGGAAAGGAAGCTCCTCTGGCTAAGTTTCTGA
- a CDS encoding metallophosphoesterase family protein, producing the protein MANIYAIGDIHGCLYAFEELLAKIPIRLGEDYLVLLGDYIDRGPDPRGVLEMVMELKESFGDKVIPLMGNHEWMFLRYLEGTWRETYLANGGDVTLAQFTSEEGVLDVPEEYIDFLAGLPLYWETERYIFVHAGLKPGKSIEKQSYKDLLFIREEFIYSDYDWGKRIVFAHTPFRQPFLTPNKIGIDTGCVYGGELTALVLPEIDFYFQPCAK; encoded by the coding sequence ATGGCCAATATTTACGCGATAGGAGACATTCACGGTTGCCTTTACGCCTTTGAAGAGCTGCTGGCCAAAATTCCCATTCGCTTAGGAGAGGATTACCTGGTCTTACTGGGTGACTATATAGACCGCGGGCCAGACCCTAGGGGAGTGCTAGAAATGGTTATGGAACTAAAAGAATCCTTTGGAGATAAAGTCATTCCTCTCATGGGAAACCATGAATGGATGTTTTTACGCTATCTTGAAGGCACTTGGCGCGAAACTTACCTGGCTAACGGTGGCGACGTAACCCTGGCCCAGTTTACCAGTGAAGAAGGCGTATTAGACGTGCCTGAAGAATATATTGACTTTCTGGCAGGGCTTCCTTTATACTGGGAAACAGAACGTTACATCTTTGTGCACGCAGGTTTAAAGCCTGGTAAATCCATTGAAAAACAAAGCTATAAAGATCTTCTCTTCATTCGCGAGGAATTCATTTATTCAGACTATGACTGGGGGAAAAGAATTGTTTTTGCCCATACACCTTTCAGGCAACCCTTTTTAACACCCAATAAAATTGGTATTGACACAGGCTGTGTTTATGGAGGAGAACTTACGGCTCTGGTTTTACCAGAAATAGATTTTTATTTCCAACCCTGTGCTAAATAA
- the xerD gene encoding site-specific tyrosine recombinase XerD — translation MDTHLLDLYLSVLAVEKGYSSKTVEAYASDLNDFFSFMEERGLKSLAEVKAPHILLYLAKQRERGISPETVARRLSALRGFFKYLVLEHDFSENPLTLVEGPRLSRKLPVVLSAREVEKLLEAPDISTPLGLRDRAMLEILYASGLRVSEMVTLKLFDLNLEIGFVRVMGKGNKERLVPIGEVAKEFVSKYLKEARPKLLGKRFDEAHVFLNKRGRPLTRQRFWQIIKTYALKAGLNPKDITPHSLRHSFATHLLERGADLRTVQMLLGHASLATTQIYTHVQAETLRKVHEKYHPRG, via the coding sequence ATGGACACCCATTTGCTTGATCTCTATCTTTCGGTGCTAGCCGTTGAAAAAGGCTATTCTTCTAAAACGGTAGAAGCCTACGCTTCAGATTTAAACGACTTTTTTTCTTTTATGGAAGAAAGGGGTTTAAAAAGCCTGGCGGAGGTTAAAGCGCCACACATTTTGCTTTACCTGGCCAAACAGAGAGAAAGGGGTATTTCACCTGAAACCGTAGCGAGAAGGCTTTCGGCCTTGCGGGGCTTTTTCAAGTACTTGGTGCTTGAACACGATTTTTCCGAAAACCCCCTTACTCTGGTTGAAGGCCCCAGGCTTTCTAGAAAACTTCCGGTGGTGCTCTCTGCCAGAGAAGTAGAAAAACTCCTTGAAGCTCCGGATATTTCCACCCCTCTTGGCTTAAGAGATCGAGCCATGCTAGAAATTCTTTACGCTTCAGGGCTCCGAGTCTCAGAGATGGTTACTTTGAAGCTTTTTGACTTGAATTTAGAAATTGGTTTTGTAAGGGTAATGGGGAAGGGGAATAAGGAGCGTTTGGTGCCTATAGGTGAAGTAGCCAAAGAATTTGTCAGTAAATATTTAAAAGAAGCGCGTCCTAAACTTCTTGGTAAACGCTTTGACGAAGCGCACGTTTTTTTAAATAAAAGAGGGCGCCCGCTTACGCGCCAGCGCTTCTGGCAGATTATTAAGACGTACGCCTTAAAGGCCGGTCTAAACCCTAAGGATATTACGCCGCATAGCTTGAGGCATTCTTTTGCTACGCATCTTCTAGAAAGAGGGGCGGATTTGAGAACGGTTCAGATGTTGCTTGGCCACGCCAGTTTGGCTACCACCCAGATTTATACCCACGTCCAGGCGGAAACTTTGCGCAAAGTCCATGAAAAATATCATCCCCGCGGCTAG
- a CDS encoding polynucleotide adenylyltransferase region, which produces MKNIIPAASLGPPLTIERSASIDEALNLFSLSGEDLLIVLEKGNYVGVLSRRTLTNAKRYNLQVSLSDILEEIPVGEYLPELEFLKNPLGAFLLLKNNVPQSLITLGESPIFENHFEKMVVEIEGDLKTLADIINETATALDISVYLVGGVVRDLVIGQPCFDIDLVVTEKAEEFAKNLARALRGKIVKKSLFGTFKIEAGDYVFDVAQARWEYYEAPAKLPKVAPGPLRQDLWRRDFTINALALYPENSLIIDLYGGLADIFARKLRVFHVLSFVEDPTRIFRAARYTTRFNLELTGTTIRALELALKLEVLNLLTPARLRNEFLRILEERDPVAPLLFLQKHKVLHQLFSLTLEENEIKSSLYLAEKAGLDIREKLELLALLYAGTPEEFAKLELSPQKFENYQKQLKILAEKRSWFFDSRVSLSEKVFFLEKFPKVILCAAASFLEEDFLLRCFKNYFKVKPGLSGEDLKKLGFKSGPLLGEMLKRLRAAKLDGQIKDGEEEIFLKKELGDGFSS; this is translated from the coding sequence ATGAAAAATATCATCCCCGCGGCTAGTCTCGGCCCACCCTTAACCATTGAAAGATCTGCCTCAATTGATGAGGCCTTAAATCTCTTTTCTCTTTCAGGGGAAGACCTTCTTATTGTGCTTGAAAAAGGAAATTATGTCGGTGTTCTTAGCCGCAGAACTTTAACAAACGCCAAAAGATATAATCTTCAGGTCAGCCTATCAGACATATTGGAAGAGATTCCTGTAGGCGAATATCTCCCAGAGCTTGAGTTTTTAAAAAATCCCCTGGGAGCCTTTTTGCTTTTGAAAAATAATGTTCCCCAATCCCTTATAACCCTGGGGGAAAGCCCCATTTTTGAAAATCATTTTGAAAAAATGGTCGTTGAAATTGAAGGCGACCTTAAGACTTTGGCCGATATAATAAACGAAACAGCCACTGCTCTTGATATTTCAGTCTATTTGGTAGGGGGAGTGGTTAGAGACTTAGTTATTGGTCAGCCATGTTTTGATATTGACCTTGTGGTTACGGAAAAAGCTGAAGAATTTGCGAAAAATCTTGCCAGGGCGCTTCGCGGCAAAATTGTAAAGAAATCTTTATTCGGCACTTTTAAGATTGAGGCAGGCGATTATGTTTTTGATGTTGCTCAGGCACGCTGGGAGTATTACGAGGCACCAGCAAAGCTACCCAAAGTGGCTCCTGGCCCTTTGCGGCAAGACCTCTGGCGGCGAGACTTTACTATTAATGCCCTGGCCCTTTATCCTGAAAACAGCTTAATTATTGATTTGTACGGGGGGCTTGCGGATATTTTTGCCCGAAAACTTCGGGTCTTTCACGTGCTAAGCTTTGTTGAGGACCCTACCAGGATTTTTAGGGCCGCTCGTTACACTACCCGTTTTAATCTGGAGTTAACCGGGACCACTATTAGAGCCCTGGAACTGGCTTTAAAACTTGAGGTGCTTAACCTTTTAACTCCAGCTCGTCTTCGTAATGAATTTTTAAGGATTCTTGAAGAAAGAGACCCGGTAGCCCCTTTACTCTTTTTACAAAAACATAAAGTATTACATCAACTTTTTTCTTTAACCTTAGAAGAAAACGAAATTAAATCATCACTTTACTTAGCTGAAAAAGCTGGGCTAGATATTCGCGAAAAACTTGAACTCCTGGCTTTACTCTACGCAGGAACTCCAGAGGAATTTGCTAAGCTTGAACTTTCTCCTCAAAAATTTGAAAACTATCAGAAGCAATTAAAAATTTTGGCGGAGAAAAGATCCTGGTTTTTTGACTCAAGGGTCTCTTTGAGTGAAAAGGTCTTTTTCTTAGAAAAATTTCCAAAGGTAATTTTGTGCGCGGCGGCTTCTTTTTTAGAAGAGGATTTTCTTTTAAGATGTTTTAAAAATTATTTTAAAGTTAAGCCGGGTTTAAGCGGAGAAGATTTAAAAAAACTTGGTTTTAAAAGCGGCCCCCTTTTGGGAGAGATGTTAAAAAGATTAAGGGCTGCCAAGCTTGATGGCCAAATAAAAGATGGTGAAGAAGAGATTTTTTTAAAAAAGGAGCTTGGTGATGGATTTTCTTCCTGA
- a CDS encoding site-2 protease family protein produces the protein MDFLPDFRILIIMAVPLLAAVTVHEVAHGWIAYKLGDPTAKMAGRLTLNPVKHLDLFGTLAFIITQAIGWARPVPVDPRNFSDPRRDMMLVALAGPCANFLLAVLFAILLRFFDVIIWPLSLLGKEAVVFFGKPLLLMLGLGIQLNIGLGVFNLLPVPPLDGSKILMGLLPRELAYKYSRLEPYGFFILLLLIFTGVIQKVLLPVVWTLSHLLRGGII, from the coding sequence ATGGATTTTCTTCCTGATTTCCGGATATTGATAATAATGGCCGTACCTCTTTTAGCGGCAGTAACTGTGCACGAAGTAGCTCACGGATGGATAGCTTACAAACTAGGAGACCCTACGGCCAAAATGGCCGGCCGTTTAACCCTTAACCCTGTAAAGCATCTCGACCTTTTTGGCACCCTGGCCTTCATCATAACCCAGGCTATTGGTTGGGCAAGGCCTGTACCAGTAGATCCCAGAAACTTTTCTGATCCCAGACGAGATATGATGCTGGTGGCACTAGCTGGACCCTGTGCCAATTTTTTACTAGCTGTTCTTTTTGCCATTCTCTTGCGTTTTTTTGATGTGATTATCTGGCCTTTATCTCTTTTGGGCAAAGAGGCTGTCGTTTTTTTTGGCAAACCCCTTTTGCTCATGTTAGGACTAGGCATTCAATTAAACATAGGGCTTGGAGTCTTTAATCTCCTTCCTGTGCCCCCTCTTGACGGCAGTAAAATACTTATGGGGCTTTTACCAAGAGAACTGGCCTATAAATATAGCCGTCTTGAGCCGTATGGTTTTTTTATCCTACTTTTACTCATATTTACCGGAGTTATACAAAAAGTATTATTGCCCGTAGTATGGACTCTTAGCCACCTTCTACGCGGCGGGATAATATAA
- a CDS encoding 4Fe-4S binding protein — protein sequence MMWEPEAEALLKRVPFFVRKKVKKKVEEFARERGEATVSNEVMLAAREALRDKASQAEKAFSVEGCFGLSSCPNAVTSSEELLNRLEKILEEKNLTSFLKQKIKGPLKHHHQFRVSLAECPNACSQVQIKDFALIGQAILGLSPENCNFCGECEVICEERAIKVSASGPEIDDEKCLNCGACARVCETGAIFVKEKGYRLLIGGKLGRHPQLAQEIKAFASEKEALEIFSKVLDFYQRHCKEGERLGAIIARLGFTQARKEILG from the coding sequence ATGATGTGGGAGCCAGAGGCCGAAGCCCTGCTCAAACGCGTTCCCTTTTTCGTGAGGAAGAAAGTCAAAAAGAAGGTGGAAGAATTTGCCAGAGAGCGTGGTGAGGCTACGGTTAGTAATGAGGTTATGCTGGCGGCCCGTGAAGCCCTGAGAGACAAAGCTTCCCAGGCAGAGAAGGCCTTTTCCGTTGAGGGCTGTTTTGGTCTTTCAAGTTGCCCGAACGCCGTTACTTCTTCTGAAGAACTCTTAAACCGCCTGGAAAAGATACTTGAAGAGAAAAATCTCACCTCGTTTTTGAAGCAAAAGATAAAAGGCCCTTTGAAGCACCATCACCAATTCAGGGTGAGCCTCGCCGAGTGCCCAAACGCCTGTTCTCAGGTGCAGATAAAAGACTTTGCCCTCATCGGCCAGGCAATTTTGGGCCTTTCCCCTGAAAATTGCAACTTTTGCGGAGAATGTGAGGTTATTTGCGAAGAAAGAGCCATAAAAGTCTCGGCCTCTGGCCCGGAAATAGACGATGAGAAGTGCCTTAATTGCGGAGCCTGTGCCCGGGTTTGTGAAACCGGGGCCATCTTTGTCAAGGAAAAGGGATATCGCCTTCTCATTGGCGGGAAACTCGGCCGTCATCCGCAGCTAGCCCAGGAAATTAAGGCCTTTGCCAGCGAAAAAGAAGCTTTAGAAATCTTTAGTAAAGTGCTAGACTTTTACCAAAGGCATTGTAAAGAAGGCGAAAGGCTCGGAGCAATTATTGCGCGGCTTGGCTTTACGCAAGCCCGAAAGGAAATTTTAGGATAA
- a CDS encoding ATP-binding protein, which yields MAKILRKIIEIDEELCDGCGQCVPACEEGAIQIIDGKARLVAEKYCDGLGACLGDCPKGAIKIVEREAEAFDEEAVKEYLAQKQKPQEEKLPCGCPGSHLKILSPVAGAKQKGETPSALSNWPIQIKLVPPHAPFLKDAHLLVAADCVGFSYPAFHQNILPGKILMVGCPKFDDAQEYVEKFAQIFRSQPIKELTLAIMEVPCCHSLMGIINKACELAGKKINYRVIIVSADGKIVEEKEFSS from the coding sequence ATGGCCAAAATACTCAGAAAAATAATTGAGATAGACGAAGAACTCTGTGACGGCTGTGGCCAGTGCGTGCCGGCCTGTGAGGAAGGGGCTATCCAGATAATTGACGGCAAGGCCCGTCTCGTAGCGGAAAAGTACTGCGATGGCCTAGGTGCCTGCCTGGGTGATTGCCCAAAAGGCGCTATAAAAATTGTAGAGCGTGAGGCTGAAGCCTTTGACGAAGAGGCCGTCAAAGAATACCTGGCCCAAAAACAAAAGCCTCAGGAAGAAAAGCTTCCCTGCGGTTGCCCGGGCAGCCACTTAAAGATTCTTAGCCCGGTAGCCGGGGCAAAACAGAAAGGCGAAACTCCTTCAGCCCTTAGCAACTGGCCCATTCAAATCAAGCTCGTCCCTCCGCACGCCCCGTTTTTAAAAGACGCCCATCTCCTCGTGGCTGCAGATTGCGTGGGCTTCAGCTACCCGGCTTTTCACCAGAATATACTCCCGGGTAAAATTCTTATGGTTGGTTGCCCCAAGTTTGACGATGCGCAGGAATACGTAGAAAAGTTTGCCCAGATTTTTAGGTCTCAGCCTATAAAGGAGCTCACGCTGGCCATTATGGAGGTTCCCTGTTGCCATTCCCTGATGGGCATTATCAATAAGGCCTGTGAGCTGGCCGGAAAGAAAATAAACTATCGGGTAATAATAGTGTCAGCCGACGGGAAAATAGTTGAAGAAAAGGAGTTTAGCTCATGA
- a CDS encoding 1,4-alpha-glucan branching protein domain-containing protein — MKIEVAQKLVKFTWGDDIHRQVHYPEEDLYLEVFAGNTCVFSRKVNFLNQTEELLAPGDYQARFLRKKRPLLKMLSPFHYTPKVVFVSENERRHHLTITEIDWENIRRDLELGLGHRFGEETSLYLRILRYEDPATNFPEEEWQRADFKDYFLIFGALKGVELHVCEKETQKSLKKVLSLELLPPETISILEETPFSVPEVTGLFLTRQVIEPDQVNLKAYWEFPDKFWKELEKQELSPRKLTWEDTDILLEVFYRPPDDEKWAIFRPEERRHIGVAKDWIINAVPDGHFYQARLVLYDRKKNLRLKEIAASPEFFIPRKREKIVLLPIDERRLFTYWHLDQAELSQKLGRFAAGQNVTAYIKVYHDFFGKLYHHPDKDVAVDLSMADNWYLWVEPDKAYRVQLIAVREDGKVLELTEPSNIAHTARLAPGDAPVSYATHELSIEHPTIRPIESRMGTAEHSIGYLILHLHAHLPYIRRRIVYGAAGIWQPLGFPEEWFHEALVDTYIPLVKVFEDLVNEGVDFKLSMDISPTLTNMMRCPLLQEEFLKYLEGLINLARAEIERVRREAPAFEAAAWMHLRRFEESREIFLRYDKDLTRAFKRFQDLGKLEISTCAATHGFLPFYTMYPEAVRAQIETAVRDYEAVFGRRPIGIWLPECAYVPGIEKYLEEYDLRYFFSETHTVLNGDSPSEFGVHAPVFVRGSKVAVFGRDPETGKQVWSADEGYPGDPDYLDFHIKGGPFRYCRITNRYSLQKEPYNPDWAREKAARHAQHFMEGRNFRFEYIRGWFWKKPLSVATYDAELFGHHWFEGPLFIYFLLKKLYYDQNQTELITPADYLHRYPTNQEILPPPSSWGDKGTFDKWMYGSVSWMYRHIHEAIEALNESAKKAEPREAKLSQILTQAGREVLWAMNSDLGFVISNGHFVDKMKEFFFEALERFWILYDMAEKMLAGKEINERLLREIMFTRPIFPEHFWKVWRKS, encoded by the coding sequence ATGAAGATAGAAGTAGCCCAAAAACTGGTTAAATTCACCTGGGGAGATGACATCCACCGCCAGGTCCACTACCCCGAAGAGGACCTTTATCTTGAGGTTTTTGCCGGAAATACTTGCGTTTTTTCCCGCAAGGTCAATTTTTTGAACCAAACCGAAGAACTTCTTGCCCCGGGTGATTACCAGGCGAGGTTCTTGCGCAAAAAAAGGCCTCTCTTAAAAATGCTCTCACCCTTTCACTACACGCCAAAAGTGGTTTTTGTCTCCGAAAACGAAAGGCGCCACCACCTTACCATCACTGAGATTGACTGGGAAAACATAAGAAGAGACCTTGAGCTTGGCCTTGGCCACCGTTTTGGCGAAGAGACTTCCCTTTATTTACGTATTCTTCGTTATGAAGATCCGGCCACTAACTTTCCCGAAGAAGAATGGCAAAGAGCTGATTTTAAAGACTATTTTCTTATTTTTGGGGCTTTAAAAGGTGTGGAACTCCACGTTTGTGAAAAAGAAACCCAAAAGAGCCTCAAGAAAGTCTTAAGCCTTGAACTTTTGCCTCCAGAAACCATTAGTATTCTTGAAGAAACGCCTTTTTCCGTGCCTGAAGTGACAGGCCTTTTTCTCACCCGCCAGGTCATTGAGCCTGATCAGGTAAATCTCAAAGCCTACTGGGAATTCCCCGATAAGTTCTGGAAGGAGCTAGAAAAACAGGAACTTTCTCCCCGCAAACTAACCTGGGAAGACACAGACATTTTACTTGAAGTGTTTTACCGCCCACCTGACGATGAAAAATGGGCCATTTTTCGCCCGGAAGAAAGACGCCATATCGGCGTGGCTAAAGACTGGATAATCAACGCCGTGCCAGACGGCCATTTTTATCAGGCCAGGCTGGTGCTCTATGACCGCAAGAAAAACTTGCGCCTAAAAGAGATAGCCGCCTCCCCTGAATTCTTTATCCCGCGTAAAAGAGAAAAGATTGTGCTCCTGCCTATTGATGAAAGGCGTCTTTTCACCTACTGGCATCTTGACCAGGCTGAACTGTCCCAAAAGCTTGGCCGCTTTGCTGCGGGCCAAAATGTAACTGCTTACATAAAGGTCTATCACGACTTTTTCGGCAAGCTTTACCACCACCCCGACAAAGACGTTGCCGTTGATTTATCAATGGCTGATAACTGGTATCTCTGGGTAGAGCCGGACAAGGCCTATCGGGTGCAACTCATCGCGGTAAGGGAAGACGGAAAAGTCCTCGAATTAACTGAACCGTCAAATATAGCCCACACGGCCCGCCTGGCACCAGGGGACGCGCCGGTATCCTACGCCACCCACGAGCTTTCTATTGAACACCCTACGATAAGGCCTATTGAATCACGCATGGGCACGGCTGAGCACTCAATCGGTTACTTGATACTTCACCTCCATGCCCATCTTCCCTACATCAGGCGACGCATTGTCTATGGAGCTGCAGGTATCTGGCAACCCCTGGGCTTTCCAGAAGAATGGTTTCACGAAGCCCTGGTTGACACTTACATTCCCCTGGTCAAAGTCTTTGAAGATCTGGTAAACGAAGGCGTTGACTTTAAGCTTTCCATGGACATCTCCCCTACCCTTACTAATATGATGCGCTGCCCGCTGCTTCAGGAAGAATTCCTGAAATACCTCGAGGGCCTGATTAATCTCGCCCGGGCGGAAATAGAAAGGGTACGCCGAGAAGCCCCGGCCTTTGAGGCCGCAGCCTGGATGCACTTGAGACGCTTTGAAGAAAGCCGCGAAATATTCCTGCGTTACGATAAAGACTTAACCCGGGCTTTTAAGCGCTTTCAGGATCTCGGCAAGCTTGAAATATCAACCTGCGCCGCCACCCACGGATTTTTGCCCTTTTACACCATGTATCCAGAGGCGGTTAGGGCCCAGATAGAGACTGCGGTGCGAGATTACGAAGCTGTCTTTGGGCGCAGGCCCATAGGTATCTGGCTTCCTGAGTGTGCCTATGTGCCGGGAATTGAAAAGTACCTTGAAGAATACGACCTGCGTTACTTTTTCTCTGAGACGCACACGGTTTTAAATGGTGATAGCCCATCAGAATTTGGCGTCCACGCCCCGGTATTTGTGCGAGGTTCAAAAGTGGCGGTTTTCGGCCGAGACCCGGAAACCGGCAAACAGGTCTGGAGTGCTGACGAAGGCTACCCCGGAGACCCGGATTACCTTGACTTTCACATAAAAGGCGGGCCTTTCAGATATTGCCGCATAACTAACCGCTATTCCCTACAAAAAGAGCCTTACAATCCGGACTGGGCCCGCGAAAAGGCTGCCCGTCATGCCCAGCACTTCATGGAAGGACGAAACTTCCGTTTTGAATACATAAGGGGCTGGTTCTGGAAAAAACCGCTTTCCGTGGCTACTTATGACGCTGAGCTTTTTGGCCACCACTGGTTTGAAGGGCCCCTTTTCATCTATTTTCTGCTAAAAAAACTTTACTACGACCAGAACCAGACCGAACTTATCACTCCCGCAGATTATCTGCACCGCTACCCCACCAATCAGGAGATACTTCCGCCGCCTTCTTCTTGGGGAGACAAGGGCACTTTTGACAAATGGATGTACGGCTCGGTCTCCTGGATGTATCGCCATATACACGAAGCCATAGAGGCTTTGAATGAGTCAGCCAAAAAGGCTGAGCCTCGCGAGGCCAAGCTTTCGCAAATTCTCACTCAAGCCGGGCGGGAAGTGCTCTGGGCCATGAACAGTGACCTTGGTTTTGTTATCTCTAACGGGCATTTTGTGGACAAGATGAAAGAATTTTTCTTTGAGGCCCTGGAACGCTTCTGGATCCTCTACGACATGGCGGAGAAGATGCTCGCCGGAAAAGAAATAAACGAAAGGCTCCTTCGCGAGATAATGTTTACCAGGCCCATTTTCCCAGAGCATTTCTGGAAGGTCTGGCGCAAGAGCTAG